Proteins from a single region of Pongo abelii isolate AG06213 chromosome 17, NHGRI_mPonAbe1-v2.0_pri, whole genome shotgun sequence:
- the LOC129051585 gene encoding elongin-A3-like: protein MAAGSTTLRAVQKLQVRLATKTNPKKLEKYLQKLSALPMTADILAETGIRKTVKRLRKHQHVGDFARDLAARWKKLVLVDRNTGPDPQDAEDSASRQRLGEALQDQEKAWGFPENATAPRSPSHSPQHGRTARRTPPGQQRPHPRSPSREPRAERQRPRMAPADSGPRRDPPTRTAPLPTPEGPEPAVPGKQPGRGHAHAAQGGPLPGPGCQGQPQGEAVASHSKGRKSSRWASAHKSPPVQESQSERLQAAGADSAGPKTVPSLLFAELWDPSAAWMQANYDLLSAFEAMTSQAEPEALSAPTFQEEAAFPGRRVNARLQVYSGSRPACQLQVLTLRQQCLPVLRNNPDALGDVGGVAYSVLEPVPEGWTPDQLYRTEKDNHALARETDELWRIHCLQDFKGEKPQEHESWRELYLRLRDAREQRLRVVTTKIRSALENKPSGRQTKMICFNSVAKTPYDASRREEKSAGAADPGNGEIKPAPQPAGSSQAASGLGDGGGGGGGGGSSSSSSSSNVLHGLPEKRANPCLSSSNEHAAPAAKTRKQAAKKVAPLMAKAVRDYKRRFSRR from the coding sequence atggcggcaggctccactacgctgcgcgcagtgcagaagctgcaggtgcgtctggccacgaagacgaaccccaaaaagctggagaaatatttgcagaaactctccgccctgcccatgacggcagacatcctggcggagactggaatcagaaagacggtgaagcgcctgcggaagcaccagcacgtgggcgactttgccagagacttagcggcccggtggaagaagctggtgcttgtggaccgaaacaccgggcctgacccacaggacgctgaggacagcgcttcccgacagcgcctcggggaggctctccaggaccaggaaaaggcctggggcttcccagaaaacgcgacggcccccaggagcccatctcacagccctcagcacgGACGGACAGCACGCAGAACACCTCCGGGACAACAGAGACCTCACCCGAGGTCTCCCAGTCGCGAGCCCAGAGCCGAGAGACAGCGCCCCAGAATGGCCCCAGCTGATTCCGGCCCCCGTCGGGACCCTCCAACGCGCACCGCTCCCCTCCCGACGCCCGAGGGCCCTGAGCCCGCTGTGCCCGGGAAGCAACCCGGAAGAGGCCACGCTCACGCCGCTCAGGGCGGGCCTCTGCCGGGTCCGGGCTGCCAGGGCCAACCTCAGGGGGAAGCGGTGGCGAGCCACAGCAAGGGGCGCAAATCGTCCCGCTGGGCTTCGGCTCACAAATCGCCTCCTgtccaggaaagccagtcagagaggctgcaggcggccggcgctgattccgccgggccgaaaacggtgcccagccttctcttcgcagagctctgggacccctcagcggcctggatgcaggccaactacgatctgctgtccgcttttgaggccatgacctcccaggcagagccagaagcactctccgcgccaacgttccaggaggaagccgctttccctggacgcagagtgaatgctaggctgcaggtgtactcgggctccaggcctgcctgccagctccaggtgctgacgctgcgccagcagtgcctcccggtgcttagaaacaatccggacgccctcggcgacgtgggaggggtcgcctactcggttcttgaacccgttccggaagggtggacgcctgatcagctgtatcgcacagagaaagacaaccacgcactcgctcgagagacagatgaattatggaggattcattgtctccaggacttcaagggagaaaagccgcaggagcacgagtcttggcgggagctgtacctgcggcttcgcgacgcccgagagcagcggctgcgagtagtgaccacgaaaatccgatctgcacttgaaaacaaacccagcggccgacagacaaagatgatctgtttcaactctgtggccaagacgccttatgatgcttccaggagggaagagaagtctgcaggagccgctgaccccggaaacggggagatcaagccagccccccagcccgcaggaagcagccaggctgcctccggcctcggggacggcggcggcggcggcggcggcggcggcagcagcagcagcagcagcagcagcaacgtccttcacgggctccctgagaagcgggccaacccctgcctgagcagcagcaatgagcacgcggcgcccgcggccaagacccggaaacaggctgccaagaaagtggccccgctgatggccaaggcagttcgagactacaagagaagattctcccgacgataa
- the LOC129051561 gene encoding elongin-A3, which translates to MAAGSTTLRAVQKLQVRLATKTNPKKLEKYLQKLSALPMTADILAETGIRKTVKRLRKHQHVGDFARDLAARWKKLVLVDRNTGPDPQDAEDSASRQRLGEALQDQEKAWGFPENATAPRSPSHSPQHGRTARRTPPGQQRPHPRSPSREPRAERKRPRMAPADSGPRRDPPTRTAPLPTPEGPEPAVPGKQPGRGHAHAAQGGPLPGPGCQGQPQGEAVASHSKGRKSSRWASAHKSPPVQESQSERLQAAGADSAGPKTVPSLLFAELWDPSAAWMQANYDLLSAFEAMTSQAEPEALSAPTFQEEAAFPGRRVNARLQVYSGSRPACQLQVLTLRQQCLPVLRNNPDALGDVGGVAYSVLEPVPEGWTPDQLYRTEKDNHALARETDELWRIHCLQDFKGEKPQEHESWRELYLRLRDAREQRLRVVTTKIRSALENKPSGRQTKMICFNSVAKTPYDASRREEKSAGAADPGNGEIKPAPQPAGSSQAASGLGDGGGGGGGGGGSSNEHAAPAAKTRKQAAKKVAPLMAKAVRDYKRRFSRR; encoded by the exons atggcggcaggctccactacgctgcgcgcagtgcagaagctgcaggtgcgtctggccacgaagacgaaccccaaaaagctggagaaatatttgcagaaactctccgccctgcccatgacggcagacatcctggcggagactggaatcagaaagacggtgaagcgcctgcggaagcaccagcacgtgggcgactttgccagagacttagcggcccggtggaagaagctggtgcttgtggaccgaaacaccgggcctgacccacaggacgctgaggacagcgcttcccgacagcgcctcggggaggctctccaggaccaggaaaaggcctggggcttcccagaaaacgcgacggcccccaggagcccatctcacagccctcagcacggacggacagcacgcagaacacctccgggacaacagagacctcacccgaggtctcccagtcgcgagcccagagccgagagaaagcgccccagaatggccccagctgattccggcccccgtcgggaccctccaacgcgcaccgctcccctcccgacgcccgagggccctgagcccgctgtgcccgggaagcaacccggaagaggccacgctcacgccgctcagggcgggcctctgccgggtccgggctgccagggccaacctcagggggaagcggtggcgagccacagcaaggggcgcaaatcgtcccgctgggcttcggctcacaaatcgcctcctgtccaggaaagccagtcagagaggctgcaggcggccggcgctgattccgccgggccgaaaacggtgcccagccttctcttcgcagagctctgggacccctcagcggcctggatgcaggccaactacgatctgctgtccgcttttgaggccatgacctcccaggcagagccagaagcactctccgcgccaacgttccaggaggaagccgctttccctggacgcagagtgaatgctaggctgcaggtgtactcgggctccaggcctgcctgccagctccaggtgctgacgctgcgccagcagtgcctcccggtgcttagaaacaatccggacgccctcggcgacgtgggaggggtcgcctactcggttcttgaacccgttccggaagggtggacgcctgatcagctgtatcgcacagagaaagacaaccacgcactcgctcgagagacagatgaattatggaggattcattgtctccaggacttcaagggagaaaagccgcaggagcacgagtcttggcgggagctgtacctgcggcttcgcgacgcccgagagcagcggctgcgagtagtgaccacgaaaatccgatctgcacttgaaaacaaacccagcggccgacagacaaagatgatctgtttcaactctgtggccaagacgccttatgatgcttccaggagggaagagaagtctgcaggagccgctgaccccggaaacggggagatcaagccagccccccagcccgcaggaagcagccaggctgcctccggcctcggggacggcggcggcggcggcggcggcggcggcg gcagcagcaatgagcacgcggcgcccgcggccaagacccggaaacaggctgccaagaaagtggccccgctgatggccaaggcagttcgagactacaagagaagattctcccgacgataa
- the LOC134760342 gene encoding elongin-A3-like — MAAGSTTLRAVQKLQVRLATKTNPKKLEKYLQKLSALPMTADILAETGIRKTVKRLRKHQHVGDFARDLAARWKKLVLVDRNTGPDPQDAEDSASRQRLGEALQDQEKAWGFPENATAPRSPSHSPQHGRTARRTPPGQQRPHPRSPSREPRAERQRPRMAPADSGPRRDPPTRTAPLPTPEGPEPAVPGKQPGRGHAHAAQGGPLPGPGCQGQPQGEAVASHSKGRKSSRWASAHKSPPVQESQSERLQAAGADSAGPKTVPSLLFAELWDPSAAWMQANYDLLSAFEAMTSQAEPEALSAPTFQEEAAFPGRRVNARLQVYSGSRPACQLQVLTLRQQCLPVLRNNPDALGDVGGVAYSVLEPVPEGWTPDQLYRTEKDNHALARETDELWRIHCLQDFKGEKPQEHESWRELYLRLRDAREQRLRVVTTKIRSALENKPSGRQTKMICFNSVAKTPYDASRREEKSAGAADPGNGEIKPAPQPAGSSQAASGLGDGGGGGGGGGGSSNEHAAPAAKTRKQAAKKVAPLMAKAVRDYKRRFSRR; from the exons atggcggcaggctccactacgctgcgcgcagtgcagaagctgcaggtgcgtctggccacgaagacgaaccccaaaaagctggagaaatatttgcagaaactctccgccctgcccatgacggcagacatcctggcggagactggaatcagaaagacggtgaagcgcctgcggaagcaccagcacgtgggcgactttgccagagacttagcggcccggtggaagaagctggtgcttgtggaccgaaacaccgggcctgacccacaggacgctgaggacagcgcttcccgacagcgcctcggggaggctctccaggaccaggaaaaggcctggggcttcccagaaaacgcgacggcccccaggagcccatctcacagccctcagcacgGACGGACAGCACGCAGAACACCTCCGGGACAACAGAGACCTCACCCGAGGTCTCCCAGTCGCGAGCCCAGAGCCGAGAGACAGCGCCCCAGAATGGCCCCAGCTGATTCCGGCCCCCGTCGGGACCCTCCAACGCGCACCGCTCCCCTCCCGACGCCCGAGGGCCCTGAGCCCGCTGTGCCCGGGAAGCAACCCGGAAGAGGCCACGCTCACGCCGCTCAGGGCGGGCCTCTGCCGGGTCCGGGCTGCCAGGGCCAACCTCAGGGGGAAGCGGTGGCGAGCCACAGCAAGGGGCGCAAATCGTCCCGCTGGGCTTCGGCTCACAAATCGCCTCCTgtccaggaaagccagtcagagaggctgcaggcggccggcgctgattccgccgggccgaaaacggtgcccagccttctcttcgcagagctctgggacccctcagcggcctggatgcaggccaactacgatctgctgtccgcttttgaggccatgacctcccaggcagagccagaagcactctccgcgccaacgttccaggaggaagccgctttccctggacgcagagtgaatgctaggctgcaggtgtactcgggctccaggcctgcctgccagctccaggtgctgacgctgcgccagcagtgcctcccggtgcttagaaacaatccggacgccctcggcgacgtgggaggggtcgcctactcggttcttgaacccgttccggaagggtggacgcctgatcagctgtatcgcacagagaaagacaaccacgcactcgctcgagagacagatgaattatggaggattcattgtctccaggacttcaagggagaaaagccgcaggagcacgagtcttggcgggagctgtacctgcggcttcgcgacgcccgagagcagcggctgcgagtagtgaccacgaaaatccgatctgcacttgaaaacaaacccagcggccgacagacaaagatgatctgtttcaactctgtggccaagacgccttatgatgcttccaggagggaagagaagtctgcaggagccgctgaccccggaaacggggagatcaagccagccccccagcccgcaggaagcagccaggctgcctccggcctcggggacggcggcggcggcggcggcggcggcggcg gcagcagcaatgagcacgcggcgcccgcggccaagacccggaaacaggctgccaagaaagtggccccgctgatggccaaggcagttcgagactacaagagaagattctcccgacgataa